Proteins encoded within one genomic window of Brenneria nigrifluens DSM 30175 = ATCC 13028:
- the speA gene encoding biosynthetic arginine decarboxylase, which produces MSDDIIHHGSSATGKHENLRSMQEVAMNDRNASEMLRTYNIAWWGNNYYDVNELGHISVCPDPDVPEARVDLAMLVKDLQEENHQRLPALFCFPQILQHRLRSINAAFKRARDAFGYQGGYFLVYPIKVNQHRRVIESLVNSGEPMGLEAGSKAELMAVLGHAGMTRTVIVCNGYKDREYIRLALIGEKLGHKVYLVIEKMSEIKLVLEEAERLNVVPRLGVRARLASQGSGKWQSSGGEKSKFGLAAVQVLQLVETLRAVGRLDSLQLLHFHLGSQLANIRDIATGVRESARFYVELHKLGVNIQCFDVGGGLGVDYEGTRSQSDCSVNYGLNEYANNVIWGIGDACNEHGLPHPTVITESGRAVTAHHTVLVSNIIGVERNEFSEPTAPEADAPRALESLWSTWQEIKQPGKRRSLREWLHDSQMDLHDVHTQYTHGMLDLTQRAKAEQLYLSICQDIQRQLDPSNRAHRPIIDELQERMADKLYVNFSLFQSMPDAWGIDQLFPVMPLEGLDKPPERRAVLLDITCDSDGSIDHYVDGDGIATTMPMPPYDPDNPPLLGFFMVGAYQEILGNMHNLFGDTATVDVFVFQDGSVEIEESDEGNTVADMLEYVQLDPEVLMARFRDQVKATELDTDLQAQFLEEFETGLYGYTYLEDE; this is translated from the coding sequence ATGTCTGACGACATTATTCATCACGGCTCGTCAGCGACGGGTAAACATGAAAATTTGCGCTCCATGCAAGAGGTTGCCATGAATGACCGTAATGCCAGCGAAATGCTTCGTACCTATAATATTGCCTGGTGGGGTAATAATTATTACGACGTCAACGAGTTAGGGCATATCAGCGTCTGTCCGGATCCGGATGTGCCGGAGGCCCGCGTCGATCTGGCCATGCTGGTTAAAGATCTGCAGGAGGAAAACCATCAGCGCCTGCCCGCGCTGTTCTGTTTTCCGCAAATTCTCCAGCACCGTCTGCGCTCCATTAACGCGGCGTTTAAACGGGCGCGCGACGCCTTTGGCTACCAGGGCGGCTATTTTCTGGTCTACCCCATCAAAGTCAATCAGCACCGCCGCGTGATTGAGTCGCTGGTCAATTCAGGTGAACCGATGGGGCTGGAGGCGGGCTCGAAAGCGGAACTAATGGCGGTGCTGGGACACGCGGGGATGACGCGTACGGTGATCGTCTGTAACGGTTATAAAGACCGCGAGTATATCCGCCTGGCGTTGATCGGCGAAAAGCTGGGGCACAAGGTTTACCTGGTCATTGAAAAAATGTCCGAGATTAAGCTGGTGCTGGAAGAGGCCGAGCGCCTGAACGTGGTGCCTCGTCTCGGCGTTCGCGCCCGCCTGGCTTCCCAAGGTTCCGGAAAATGGCAGTCCAGCGGCGGCGAAAAATCCAAATTCGGTCTGGCGGCGGTTCAGGTTTTGCAACTGGTTGAAACGCTGCGCGCGGTGGGACGGTTGGATAGCCTGCAACTGCTGCATTTCCACCTCGGCTCGCAGTTGGCCAATATTCGGGATATCGCCACCGGGGTGCGCGAGTCCGCCCGTTTCTACGTTGAGCTGCACAAGCTGGGAGTCAATATCCAGTGCTTCGACGTCGGCGGTGGTCTGGGGGTGGATTATGAAGGCACCCGCTCCCAGTCGGACTGCTCGGTGAACTACGGTCTGAATGAATATGCCAACAATGTTATCTGGGGCATTGGCGACGCCTGCAATGAACATGGCTTGCCCCATCCGACGGTTATCACCGAGTCGGGCCGCGCGGTGACGGCGCACCACACCGTATTGGTTTCCAATATTATCGGCGTGGAGCGTAATGAGTTCAGCGAACCGACGGCGCCGGAAGCAGACGCTCCGCGAGCGCTGGAAAGTCTGTGGTCGACATGGCAGGAGATCAAACAGCCGGGCAAGCGCCGTTCGCTGCGCGAGTGGCTGCATGACAGCCAGATGGACCTGCACGATGTGCATACCCAGTATACGCACGGCATGCTGGACTTAACCCAGCGGGCGAAAGCGGAACAGCTTTATCTGAGCATCTGTCAGGACATTCAGCGGCAGTTGGATCCCAGTAATCGCGCCCACCGGCCGATTATCGATGAGCTGCAGGAGCGCATGGCCGACAAGCTGTACGTCAATTTCTCGCTGTTCCAGTCGATGCCGGATGCGTGGGGAATCGATCAACTGTTCCCGGTCATGCCGTTGGAAGGGCTGGATAAACCGCCCGAACGCCGCGCCGTACTGCTGGATATTACCTGTGATTCGGACGGCAGCATCGATCATTACGTGGATGGCGACGGTATTGCGACTACGATGCCGATGCCGCCGTACGATCCCGATAATCCGCCGTTATTGGGTTTCTTTATGGTCGGAGCGTATCAGGAAATTCTGGGGAATATGCATAACCTGTTTGGCGACACCGCCACCGTCGACGTATTCGTTTTCCAGGATGGTTCGGTTGAGATTGAGGAGTCGGACGAAGGGAATACGGTTGCCGATATGTTGGAATATGTTCAGCTCGATCCGGAAGTATTGATGGCCCGTTTCCGCGATCAGGTAAAAGCCACCGAACTGGATACGGACCTTCAGGCGCAGTTCCTGGAAGAGTTTGAAACCGGTCTTTACGGCTATACCTATCTGGAAGACGAGTAA
- a CDS encoding LuxR C-terminal-related transcriptional regulator, whose translation MDVRIFSKCHFTIVGLREALSHSPMLYVRPAYRFTLPHARTSGVFIIDGGSEGFEEYYESVRTSFYKTALLFIIINNSPYHLPVCIDKKTMLISKSSPMDFFYKLPDFIPSQNSHLLNPVRLSKSEQTVFQYWTSGYTAESISEIIGLNKKSVLNSKSRLLNKYGVQDKNSLLLIAKILFKDTIAKQSSHLSESTKNITVMGSLAFR comes from the coding sequence ATGGATGTCAGAATTTTCAGCAAATGCCATTTTACTATCGTAGGCTTACGTGAGGCTCTATCCCACTCCCCTATGCTATATGTAAGGCCTGCTTATAGGTTTACCCTGCCTCATGCAAGAACGAGCGGTGTTTTTATCATTGACGGCGGCAGCGAAGGGTTTGAAGAATATTATGAGTCAGTAAGAACCTCTTTTTACAAGACGGCCTTGTTATTCATTATCATCAATAACTCCCCTTATCATCTTCCTGTGTGTATTGATAAAAAAACCATGCTTATTTCTAAATCATCACCGATGGATTTCTTTTATAAACTGCCGGACTTCATCCCTTCCCAGAACTCGCATTTACTCAATCCTGTCAGACTATCCAAATCAGAGCAGACTGTTTTTCAATATTGGACTTCGGGTTATACCGCGGAATCAATTTCAGAAATCATCGGGCTAAATAAAAAATCGGTATTGAACAGTAAATCAAGATTACTGAATAAATATGGCGTGCAGGATAAGAACTCGTTACTGCTTATCGCCAAAATTCTCTTCAAAGACACCATCGCGAAGCAGTCGTCTCATTTATCCGAATCAACAAAAAATATTACCGTTATGGGTTCGCTGGCATTCAGGTGA
- a CDS encoding M48 family metallopeptidase, giving the protein MNIRTSVLALCIAIPLSACQNFDTGTLMQSGAQAFQAATLSDEQVKTLSDQSCEQMDKEAQIAPAGSTYTQRLNKIADALGHDINGTPANYKVYLTKDVNAWAMANGCIRVYSGLMDLMTDNEVEGVLGHEMGHVALGHSRRAMQLAYAATAARTAISSTGGVAASLSQSQLADLGEKLLNAQFSQVQEKQADDYSFELLKKRGIKTEGLATSFEKLAKLDAGHQSSMFDSHPPSEERAKHIRERIAAEK; this is encoded by the coding sequence ATGAATATTCGTACTTCTGTGCTGGCGCTCTGTATCGCCATACCGCTGAGCGCTTGCCAAAACTTTGACACAGGTACATTAATGCAGTCCGGGGCACAGGCCTTTCAGGCGGCTACCCTGAGTGATGAACAGGTAAAAACGCTCAGCGATCAATCCTGCGAGCAAATGGACAAAGAAGCCCAAATCGCGCCTGCCGGCAGCACCTACACCCAGCGTCTGAATAAAATCGCCGATGCATTAGGCCACGATATTAACGGCACCCCGGCCAACTACAAAGTCTACCTGACAAAAGATGTGAACGCCTGGGCAATGGCTAATGGCTGTATCCGTGTTTACAGCGGCCTGATGGATTTGATGACGGATAATGAAGTCGAGGGCGTTCTGGGTCATGAAATGGGGCACGTCGCGCTTGGTCACTCCCGCAGGGCGATGCAGTTGGCTTACGCGGCGACGGCGGCGCGAACCGCTATCTCTTCCACCGGCGGCGTCGCCGCCTCGTTGTCACAGTCCCAGCTTGCCGATCTGGGTGAAAAACTGCTCAATGCGCAATTCTCACAGGTACAGGAAAAGCAGGCCGATGACTATTCCTTTGAGCTGTTGAAGAAACGCGGCATCAAAACCGAAGGGCTGGCGACCAGCTTTGAAAAACTGGCCAAACTGGATGCCGGACATCAAAGCAGCATGTTTGATTCGCATCCCCCGTCAGAAGAGCGGGCCAAACATATTCGTGAACGTATTGCCGCTGAAAAGTAA
- the tkt gene encoding transketolase, with translation MSSRKELANAIRALSMDAVQKAKSGHPGAPMGMADIAEVLWRDYLNHNPANPHWANRDRFVLSNGHASMLIYSLLHLTGYDLPIEELKNFRQLHSKTPGHPEYGYTAGVETTTGPLGQGIANAVGMAIAERTLAAQFNRPGHEIVDHHTYVFLGDGCMMEGISHEVSSLAGNMKLGKLTAFYDDNGISIDGHVEGWFTDDTAARFESYGWHVVRGVDGHDADAVKRAISEARLVTDKPSLLMCKTVIGFGSPNKAGTHDSHGAPLGDGEVAASREQLGWKYPPFDIPAEIYAEWDAKAAGQRKEAAWDELFAAYASAYPELAAEFKRRTDGALPDNWQADAQKFIEQLQATPAKIASRKASQNALEAYGKLLPEFLGGSADLAPSNLTIWSGSKSLDKDHAGNYIHYGVREFGMTAIANGIALHDGFIPYTATFLMFVEYARNAVRMAALMKIRSIYVYTHDSIGLGEDGPTHQPVEQLASLRVTPNLSAWRPADQVETAVAWKYAIERQDGPTALILSRQNLAQQERTAQQLADVAKGAYVLKDSGGQPDVILIATGSEVELAVGAYDKLTAEGRKVRVVSMPSTDAFDKQDAAYREAVLPQAVTARVAIEAGIADYWYKYVGLNGAIVGMTSFGESAPAELLFEEFGFTVDNVVTKAKALLQ, from the coding sequence ATGTCCTCTCGTAAAGAACTTGCCAATGCTATTCGTGCGCTGAGCATGGATGCGGTGCAAAAGGCCAAATCCGGTCATCCGGGCGCACCGATGGGTATGGCGGATATCGCCGAAGTCCTGTGGCGTGATTACCTTAACCATAACCCCGCCAACCCGCACTGGGCTAACCGCGACCGCTTCGTGCTGTCCAACGGCCATGCTTCCATGCTGATTTACAGCCTGCTGCACCTTACCGGTTACGACCTGCCTATTGAAGAGTTGAAAAATTTCCGCCAGTTGCATTCCAAAACCCCCGGCCATCCGGAGTACGGCTACACCGCCGGGGTGGAAACCACCACCGGGCCGCTGGGGCAGGGCATCGCCAACGCGGTCGGCATGGCGATTGCCGAACGTACGCTGGCGGCGCAGTTTAACCGTCCCGGCCACGAGATTGTCGACCATCATACCTATGTCTTCCTGGGCGATGGCTGCATGATGGAAGGGATTTCCCACGAAGTCAGCTCGCTGGCGGGCAACATGAAACTGGGCAAACTGACCGCGTTTTATGATGACAACGGCATCTCTATCGACGGCCATGTCGAGGGCTGGTTTACCGACGACACCGCCGCGCGTTTTGAGTCTTACGGCTGGCATGTGGTACGCGGCGTGGACGGACACGATGCGGACGCCGTCAAGCGCGCTATCAGCGAGGCCCGGCTGGTGACCGACAAGCCGTCGCTGCTGATGTGTAAAACCGTGATTGGTTTCGGTTCGCCGAACAAGGCCGGCACGCACGATTCCCACGGCGCGCCGCTGGGCGACGGCGAGGTCGCCGCGTCTCGCGAACAGCTGGGATGGAAGTACCCGCCGTTTGACATTCCCGCGGAGATTTACGCCGAGTGGGATGCGAAAGCCGCCGGTCAGCGCAAAGAAGCCGCCTGGGATGAGCTCTTTGCCGCCTATGCCAGCGCTTACCCGGAACTGGCCGCGGAATTCAAGCGCCGTACCGACGGCGCCCTGCCGGATAACTGGCAGGCCGACGCGCAGAAATTCATTGAGCAGTTGCAGGCGACCCCGGCGAAGATCGCCAGCCGTAAAGCCTCGCAGAACGCGCTGGAAGCCTACGGTAAACTGCTGCCGGAATTCCTCGGCGGTTCCGCCGATCTGGCGCCGAGCAACCTGACCATCTGGTCCGGCTCCAAATCGCTGGATAAAGACCATGCGGGCAACTATATCCACTACGGCGTGCGTGAATTCGGCATGACGGCGATTGCCAACGGTATCGCGCTGCACGACGGCTTTATTCCCTATACCGCCACGTTCCTGATGTTTGTGGAATACGCCCGTAATGCGGTGCGTATGGCGGCGCTGATGAAAATCCGCAGCATTTACGTTTATACCCATGACTCCATCGGCCTTGGCGAAGACGGCCCGACGCACCAGCCCGTGGAGCAGTTGGCCAGCCTGCGGGTGACGCCCAACCTGAGCGCCTGGCGTCCGGCGGATCAGGTGGAAACCGCGGTGGCGTGGAAATATGCCATTGAGCGCCAGGACGGTCCGACGGCGTTGATACTGTCGCGTCAGAATCTGGCTCAGCAGGAGCGTACCGCCCAGCAGCTGGCCGATGTGGCGAAAGGCGCCTATGTGTTGAAAGACAGCGGCGGCCAGCCGGACGTGATCCTGATTGCCACCGGTTCCGAAGTCGAACTGGCGGTGGGCGCCTATGACAAACTGACGGCGGAAGGGCGCAAGGTGCGCGTGGTATCGATGCCTTCCACCGACGCGTTCGACAAGCAGGATGCGGCCTACCGTGAAGCGGTGCTGCCGCAGGCGGTGACGGCGCGCGTGGCGATCGAAGCGGGCATTGCGGACTACTGGTACAAGTATGTCGGCCTGAACGGCGCGATTGTCGGGATGACGAGCTTCGGCGAGTCCGCTCCGGCGGAGCTGCTGTTTGAAGAGTTCGGTTTCACCGTGGATAACGTGGTGACGAAGGCTAAGGCGTTGTTGCAGTAA
- the epd gene encoding erythrose-4-phosphate dehydrogenase, producing the protein MTIRIAINGFGRIGRNVLRALYESGRRAEIAVVAINELASAEGIAHLLKYDSSHGRFSWDVRQECDQLYVGEDCIRLLHQADIQQLPWRELGVDVVLDCSGVYGSREDGEAHLAAGAKKVLFSHPGTPDLDATVVFGVNHQNLQAEHRIVSNASCTTNCIIPIIKLLDDAFGIENGTVTTIHSSMNDQPVIDAYHHDLRRTRAASQSIIPVDTKLAVGITRIFPQFVDRFEAISVRVPTINVTAIDLSVSVKKAVNVNEINVLFQESAHGAFRGIVDYTELPLVSADFNHDPHSAIVDGTQTRVSGQHLIKTLVWCDNEWGFANRMLDTTRAMATCGF; encoded by the coding sequence ATGACGATCCGTATTGCGATAAACGGTTTTGGCCGAATTGGCCGCAATGTTCTGCGTGCGCTGTACGAGTCGGGCCGCCGGGCGGAAATTGCGGTGGTAGCCATCAACGAACTGGCAAGCGCAGAGGGGATCGCCCACCTGCTCAAGTATGACTCCAGCCACGGACGTTTCTCCTGGGATGTTCGTCAGGAATGCGATCAACTGTATGTCGGAGAGGATTGTATCCGACTGTTGCATCAGGCCGATATCCAGCAGTTGCCCTGGCGTGAGCTCGGCGTTGACGTGGTGCTGGATTGCAGCGGGGTATATGGCAGCCGTGAAGACGGCGAAGCGCATCTGGCCGCGGGGGCGAAGAAGGTGCTTTTTTCGCACCCTGGAACGCCCGATCTGGATGCCACCGTGGTGTTCGGCGTCAATCATCAGAATTTACAAGCCGAACACCGTATCGTGTCGAATGCATCCTGCACCACCAACTGTATTATTCCCATTATTAAACTGTTGGATGACGCGTTTGGTATTGAAAATGGCACGGTAACGACGATCCACTCGTCGATGAACGATCAGCCGGTGATTGACGCCTATCATCACGATCTGCGGCGTACCCGCGCCGCCAGCCAGTCCATTATTCCGGTGGATACCAAACTGGCGGTGGGGATAACGCGGATTTTCCCGCAGTTCGTCGATCGTTTTGAGGCGATATCCGTTCGGGTGCCGACGATTAACGTCACGGCGATCGATTTAAGCGTTAGCGTAAAAAAAGCGGTAAATGTTAATGAAATCAACGTACTATTTCAAGAATCAGCGCATGGGGCATTTCGTGGTATAGTTGATTATACCGAATTGCCGTTGGTTTCGGCCGATTTTAACCACGATCCCCACAGTGCCATCGTTGATGGCACGCAGACGCGGGTCAGTGGTCAGCATCTGATTAAAACGCTGGTCTGGTGCGATAACGAATGGGGTTTTGCCAACCGGATGTTGGATACAACCCGGGCGATGGCGACCTGCGGTTTCTAG
- the pgk gene encoding phosphoglycerate kinase: MSVIKMTDLDLAGKRVLIRSDLNVPVKEGKVTSDARIRASLPTIESALKQGARVMVTSHLGRPTEGEYNEEFSLQPVVDYLKEKLSSPVRLAKDYLDGVDVAEGELVVLENVRFNKGEKKDDEVLAKKYAALCDVFVMDAFGTAHRAQASTHGVGKFAPVACAGPLLSNELEALGKALGNPARPMVAIVGGSKVSTKLTVLDSLSKIADQLIVGGGIANTFVAAQGHNVGKSLYEADLIPEAKKLLETCDIPVPSDVRVATEFSETAAATLKSVTAIKDDEQILDLGDVSAERLADILKNAKTILWNGPVGVFEFPNFRKGTEIVARAIAESDAFSIAGGGDTLAAIDLFGIADKISYISTGGGAFLEFVEGKKLPAVVMLEERAKQ, translated from the coding sequence ATGTCTGTAATTAAGATGACCGATCTGGATCTGGCCGGCAAACGTGTACTGATCCGCTCGGATCTGAACGTGCCGGTAAAAGAGGGTAAAGTGACGTCTGATGCGCGTATCCGCGCTTCTCTGCCGACCATCGAAAGCGCGCTGAAACAGGGCGCCCGCGTGATGGTGACTTCCCACCTGGGACGTCCGACCGAAGGAGAATACAACGAAGAGTTTTCTCTGCAGCCGGTGGTCGATTACCTGAAAGAGAAATTGTCTTCCCCGGTTCGTCTGGCAAAAGATTATCTCGATGGCGTAGACGTTGCGGAAGGCGAGCTGGTCGTTCTGGAAAACGTACGCTTCAACAAAGGTGAGAAGAAAGACGACGAAGTGTTGGCCAAAAAATATGCCGCGCTGTGCGATGTATTTGTGATGGACGCTTTCGGCACCGCGCACCGCGCTCAGGCTTCCACCCACGGCGTGGGTAAATTCGCCCCCGTCGCCTGCGCCGGCCCGCTGCTGTCAAATGAACTGGAAGCATTGGGTAAGGCGCTGGGTAACCCGGCGCGTCCGATGGTGGCCATCGTCGGCGGTTCAAAAGTTTCCACCAAGCTGACCGTGCTTGACTCCCTGTCCAAAATCGCCGACCAACTGATTGTCGGCGGCGGTATTGCCAATACCTTCGTTGCGGCCCAGGGTCATAACGTGGGTAAATCCCTGTACGAAGCGGACCTGATCCCCGAAGCGAAAAAACTGCTGGAAACCTGTGATATTCCGGTGCCGAGCGATGTCCGCGTAGCGACGGAATTCTCCGAAACCGCCGCGGCCACTCTGAAATCCGTCACCGCGATTAAAGACGATGAACAGATTCTGGACCTGGGCGACGTTTCCGCCGAACGTCTGGCGGACATTCTGAAAAACGCCAAAACCATTCTGTGGAATGGCCCGGTAGGCGTATTTGAATTCCCGAATTTCCGTAAAGGCACCGAGATTGTCGCCAGAGCCATTGCCGAAAGCGATGCGTTTTCCATCGCCGGCGGCGGCGACACGCTGGCGGCGATCGACCTGTTTGGTATTGCCGATAAAATTTCCTATATTTCTACCGGCGGCGGCGCTTTCCTGGAGTTCGTCGAAGGGAAAAAACTGCCAGCGGTTGTTATGCTGGAAGAACGTGCGAAACAGTAA
- the fbaA gene encoding class II fructose-bisphosphate aldolase yields the protein MSKIFDFVKPGVITGDDVQKVFAVAKENKFALPAVNCVGTDSINAVLEAAAKVRAPVIVQFSNGGAAFIAGKGLKAEGQQAAILGAISGAHHVHQLAEHYGVPVILHTDHCAKKLLPWLDGLLDAGEKHFAATGKPLFSSHMIDLSEESLEENIEISSKYLVRMAKLGMTLEIELGCTGGEEDGVDNSHLDNSALYTQPEDVAYAYEKLSAISPRFTIAASFGNVHGVYKPGNVQLTPKILRNSQDYVSEKYNLPHNSLNFVFHGGSGSSAAEIEEAVGYGVVKMNIDTDTQWATWEGILQYYKKNEGYLQAQLGNPEGAEKPNKKYYDPRAWLRAAQATMVARLEKAFKELNAIDVL from the coding sequence ATGTCTAAAATTTTTGATTTCGTAAAACCTGGTGTCATCACTGGTGATGATGTTCAGAAAGTTTTCGCAGTAGCGAAAGAAAACAAATTCGCCCTGCCGGCAGTAAACTGCGTCGGCACCGACTCAATTAATGCCGTGCTGGAAGCCGCAGCCAAAGTACGCGCGCCGGTGATCGTTCAATTCTCTAACGGCGGTGCGGCATTTATCGCGGGTAAAGGCCTGAAGGCGGAAGGCCAGCAGGCGGCTATCCTGGGTGCGATTTCCGGCGCGCACCACGTGCATCAGCTGGCGGAACACTACGGCGTGCCGGTTATTCTGCACACCGACCACTGCGCCAAAAAATTGCTGCCGTGGCTGGACGGGCTGCTGGATGCCGGTGAAAAACATTTTGCCGCCACCGGTAAGCCGCTGTTCTCTTCCCACATGATCGATCTGTCTGAAGAGTCTCTGGAAGAAAATATTGAAATCTCCAGCAAATATCTGGTTCGCATGGCGAAACTGGGTATGACGCTGGAGATTGAACTCGGCTGTACCGGCGGTGAAGAAGACGGCGTGGACAACAGCCATCTGGATAACTCCGCGCTGTACACTCAGCCGGAAGACGTGGCTTATGCCTATGAAAAACTGAGTGCCATCAGCCCGCGCTTCACTATCGCCGCGTCATTCGGCAACGTGCACGGCGTTTACAAGCCGGGCAACGTTCAACTGACGCCAAAAATTCTGCGTAACTCGCAGGATTACGTCTCGGAAAAATACAACCTGCCGCACAACAGTCTGAACTTTGTATTTCACGGCGGTTCCGGTTCTTCTGCCGCGGAAATTGAAGAGGCGGTGGGTTACGGCGTCGTCAAGATGAACATCGACACTGATACCCAGTGGGCGACTTGGGAAGGTATTCTGCAGTACTACAAGAAAAACGAAGGGTATCTGCAGGCCCAGTTGGGCAACCCGGAAGGCGCTGAAAAGCCGAACAAGAAATACTACGATCCGCGCGCATGGCTGCGCGCCGCACAGGCCACAATGGTTGCGCGTTTAGAAAAAGCCTTTAAAGAACTGAACGCTATTGACGTTCTTTAA
- the mscS gene encoding small-conductance mechanosensitive channel MscS: MEELNVGVEQATGWLVSHQDVLLQYVVNIVAALLILIVGLVIARILSGTLNRLLVSRSIDSTVADFLAALVRYGIIAFTLIAVLSRVGVQTASVIAVLGAAGLAVGLALQGSLANFAAGVLLVTFRPFRVGEWVDLGGIAGTVTQVQIFSTTLRTADGKIIVVPNGKIIAGNIINSSREPDRRTEIVVGVAYDADIEVVKKLLGDIVAADKRIQHDKGVTIRLNELAASSLNFVVWVWTTNGDAQAVYWDLLESFKRALDENRIGIPYPQMDVHLYNAGRQDAN; encoded by the coding sequence ATGGAAGAACTGAACGTTGGTGTAGAACAGGCGACCGGCTGGCTGGTCAGCCACCAGGATGTCTTGTTGCAGTACGTTGTTAATATCGTCGCCGCATTGCTGATCCTGATTGTAGGTCTGGTTATCGCCCGAATCCTGTCCGGAACGCTGAATCGCCTGCTGGTGAGCCGTTCTATTGATTCAACGGTGGCCGATTTCCTTGCGGCGCTGGTGCGCTACGGCATTATCGCGTTTACGCTGATTGCCGTATTGAGCCGGGTCGGCGTACAAACGGCATCGGTTATCGCGGTGCTGGGTGCGGCGGGTCTGGCCGTTGGTTTGGCCCTGCAAGGGTCGCTGGCAAACTTTGCGGCCGGCGTGCTGCTGGTGACATTCCGGCCTTTTCGGGTTGGCGAGTGGGTCGATCTGGGCGGTATTGCCGGTACGGTGACGCAGGTGCAGATTTTCTCCACCACACTGCGTACCGCCGACGGTAAGATTATCGTTGTGCCGAACGGTAAGATCATCGCCGGGAATATCATCAACAGCTCGCGTGAGCCCGATCGGCGCACCGAGATCGTTGTCGGCGTGGCCTATGATGCGGATATCGAGGTGGTGAAAAAGCTGCTGGGGGATATTGTGGCGGCCGATAAACGTATCCAGCACGATAAAGGCGTGACCATTCGGCTGAATGAACTGGCGGCGTCCTCGCTGAATTTTGTGGTGTGGGTGTGGACCACCAACGGCGATGCGCAGGCGGTGTACTGGGATCTGCTGGAGAGCTTCAAGCGGGCGCTGGACGAAAATCGTATCGGTATCCCTTACCCGCAGATGGATGTGCATCTGTATAACGCCGGGCGGCAGGACGCGAACTGA
- the argO gene encoding arginine exporter ArgO, with protein MLAVYLQGFILGAAMILPLGPQNAFVMNQGIRRQYHLMIALLCSLSDVALICAGVFGGSALLSQSSLLMGVVTWSGVAFLLWYGWGAFKTAFSKDLARVGSVVMKQSRGRIMATLLAVTWLNPHVYLDTFVVLGSLGNQFADGARGWFALGTITASFLWFFALALLAAWLAPWLNTPRAQRAINLFVGVVMWGIACQLARYGWQ; from the coding sequence ATGTTGGCGGTGTATCTACAGGGATTTATTCTTGGCGCAGCAATGATTCTGCCCCTGGGCCCGCAGAATGCGTTTGTCATGAATCAGGGGATTCGGCGGCAATATCACCTGATGATTGCGCTTCTGTGCTCGCTCAGCGATGTGGCGTTGATTTGCGCGGGCGTCTTCGGCGGCAGCGCGCTGCTCAGCCAGTCTTCATTACTGATGGGAGTGGTGACCTGGAGCGGCGTCGCTTTTCTGCTGTGGTACGGCTGGGGGGCGTTCAAGACGGCATTCAGCAAGGATTTGGCGCGGGTCGGAAGCGTGGTGATGAAGCAGAGCCGCGGGCGCATTATGGCGACCTTGCTGGCCGTCACCTGGCTTAATCCGCATGTCTATCTGGATACCTTTGTGGTGCTGGGCAGTCTGGGCAACCAGTTTGCCGATGGCGCCCGCGGCTGGTTTGCGCTGGGAACCATCACCGCGTCTTTCCTCTGGTTTTTTGCTCTGGCGCTGTTGGCGGCCTGGCTGGCCCCGTGGCTGAATACGCCGCGCGCGCAGCGGGCGATTAACCTGTTCGTCGGCGTGGTGATGTGGGGGATTGCATGCCAGTTGGCGCGCTACGGCTGGCAATAA